In Planctomycetota bacterium, one DNA window encodes the following:
- a CDS encoding TIM barrel protein, which translates to MELFLMSWMLSAFADEASQKVDEQITTLLDAKIQYVDLRNVDGINIVELPLDHAKQVKTKLDASGISVCMYGSPIGKIDITDDFEIDRKRVRHLGELKKVFGASAVRLFSYFNKKGADEATWRRVSIERLTELAKMAGDLGLILYHENEIGIYGGPVEKVCVLRDEVHAQSPDTFRLIFDFDNFNQNQEDVWADWLTLRDAIGAIHLKESKRQPDGSYQHVPAGEGDGRIPEVLADLAKRGWNGPLTLEPHLARSPAVVATGAHGSANASLADMSEMEVFQVAAKAARKLLADVGRL; encoded by the coding sequence ATGGAGCTTTTCTTGATGAGTTGGATGCTCAGCGCATTCGCGGACGAAGCGTCGCAGAAAGTCGACGAACAGATCACGACGCTGCTGGATGCGAAGATTCAATACGTTGACCTGCGCAACGTCGATGGGATCAACATCGTCGAATTGCCCCTCGATCACGCCAAGCAGGTCAAGACCAAACTCGACGCGTCGGGCATCAGCGTCTGCATGTACGGCTCGCCGATCGGCAAGATCGACATCACCGACGACTTTGAAATCGATCGCAAGCGAGTGCGCCATCTGGGCGAACTCAAGAAGGTTTTCGGCGCCTCGGCGGTGCGCCTCTTCAGCTACTTCAACAAGAAGGGGGCGGACGAGGCGACGTGGCGGCGCGTGTCGATCGAACGACTGACGGAATTGGCGAAGATGGCGGGGGACCTGGGCTTGATCCTGTATCACGAAAACGAGATCGGCATCTACGGCGGCCCCGTCGAGAAAGTCTGCGTTCTGCGCGATGAGGTGCACGCCCAATCGCCCGACACGTTCCGGCTGATTTTCGATTTCGACAATTTCAATCAGAACCAGGAAGACGTCTGGGCCGACTGGCTGACGCTGAGGGACGCCATCGGTGCGATTCACCTGAAGGAATCGAAGCGTCAGCCGGATGGGTCGTATCAGCACGTGCCTGCGGGCGAGGGCGACGGGCGTATTCCCGAGGTGCTGGCGGATCTGGCCAAGCGCGGTTGGAACGGCCCGCTGACGCTCGAGCCGCATCTGGCGCGGTCGCCCGCCGTCGTCGCCACCGGGGCGCACGGGTCGGCCAACGCGTCGCTGGCGGACATGAGCGAAATGGAAGTCTTCCAGGTCGCCGCCAAAGCGGCGCGGAAGCTGCTCGCGGATGTGGGGCGGCTCTGA
- the gcvH gene encoding glycine cleavage system protein GcvH, giving the protein MSVPADCRFLETHEWHKANGNLVTIGISRFAVDELTDVTYVELPKVGKVVKAGDSIGEIESVKATSELYTGVGGKIVEVNHAAGEDPAVINNDPFGEGWIVKIEASNPGELQKLLDAKAYEAKFPSA; this is encoded by the coding sequence ATGTCCGTCCCCGCCGACTGCCGGTTTCTGGAAACGCACGAGTGGCACAAAGCCAATGGTAATCTTGTGACGATCGGCATCAGCCGCTTCGCCGTCGATGAACTGACCGATGTGACGTATGTCGAACTGCCGAAGGTCGGCAAGGTTGTCAAGGCCGGCGACAGCATCGGCGAAATCGAGTCGGTGAAGGCGACCAGTGAACTGTACACGGGCGTGGGCGGCAAGATCGTCGAAGTCAATCACGCGGCCGGTGAAGACCCGGCCGTGATCAACAACGATCCGTTCGGCGAGGGCTGGATTGTCAAGATCGAAGCGTCGAACCCGGGGGAACTGCAAAAGCTGCTTGACGCCAAGGCGTACGAAGCCAAGTTCCCCTCCGCCTGA
- the dacB gene encoding D-alanyl-D-alanine carboxypeptidase/D-alanyl-D-alanine-endopeptidase yields MNNFRSTFARFWVAAALTLLVAPVVATGQALQVRTETFVRGAELGKAQLSLLITDLDTGDDIVEINPDAALMPASNMKLITTAAALATLGPDFNFSTQLRIAGDTLIIRGDGDPGFGDPVLLDAMGLDVEQLVNRWVEAVHRTGKTRFDAIIVDDRVFDQQFVHPDWPENQLHKWYCAQVAGIAFNDNCLDLYARPTNLGKTPEITLVPADPPIDMDNLSTTGKDNAFWASRKLGGNKIILRGTVKHALVEPINVTIHDPPIFFGELLQRRLRAAGISVKDVTRVEPNHELPDGSLLAEVQSTLPTVIGRCNRDSQNLFAESLLKRLGRQITGQPGSWANGSAAVRLFLTRVVGTEAASTVIADGSGMSRNNRVSARTFVRTLAWMNRQKTMGDIYLNSLAEPGEGTLEKRFTSVKLTGELHAKTGYIRSVVCLSGYLIHDGHTIAFSMLLNDYYKGTAVPKTMMEKIIGAVDEKYAKDAKVQLGG; encoded by the coding sequence ATGAACAATTTCCGCTCTACTTTTGCACGTTTTTGGGTCGCCGCCGCGCTGACGCTTCTCGTCGCGCCCGTCGTAGCGACGGGTCAGGCCCTGCAGGTCCGCACCGAGACCTTCGTCCGCGGCGCCGAACTCGGCAAGGCCCAGCTCAGTCTGCTCATCACCGACCTGGACACCGGCGACGACATCGTCGAGATCAATCCCGATGCGGCCCTCATGCCCGCGTCCAACATGAAGCTCATCACCACCGCCGCCGCCCTCGCCACGCTCGGCCCCGACTTCAACTTCTCCACCCAACTTCGCATCGCCGGCGACACGCTCATCATCCGAGGCGACGGCGACCCCGGCTTCGGCGATCCCGTCCTGCTCGACGCCATGGGGCTCGATGTCGAGCAGCTCGTCAATCGCTGGGTCGAAGCCGTCCACCGCACCGGCAAGACCCGCTTCGACGCCATCATCGTCGATGACCGCGTCTTCGATCAACAGTTCGTCCACCCCGACTGGCCCGAAAATCAGCTTCACAAGTGGTACTGCGCCCAGGTCGCCGGCATCGCGTTCAACGACAATTGCCTGGACCTTTACGCCCGTCCGACGAACCTCGGCAAGACGCCGGAGATCACGCTCGTCCCCGCCGATCCGCCCATCGATATGGACAACCTCTCGACGACCGGTAAGGACAACGCCTTTTGGGCCTCCCGTAAACTCGGCGGCAACAAGATCATACTCCGCGGCACCGTCAAACACGCCCTCGTCGAACCCATCAACGTCACCATCCACGACCCGCCGATCTTCTTCGGCGAACTGCTTCAGCGCCGACTCCGCGCCGCCGGCATCAGCGTCAAGGATGTGACCCGCGTCGAGCCCAATCATGAACTGCCCGACGGGTCGCTCCTCGCCGAAGTGCAGTCCACGCTGCCGACCGTCATCGGTCGATGCAACCGCGATTCGCAGAACCTCTTCGCCGAATCCCTCCTCAAGCGCCTCGGCCGGCAGATCACCGGCCAGCCCGGCTCGTGGGCCAACGGGTCCGCCGCCGTGCGGCTGTTTCTGACGCGCGTCGTCGGCACCGAAGCGGCGTCAACCGTCATCGCCGACGGCTCGGGCATGAGTCGCAACAACCGTGTCTCCGCCCGCACCTTCGTCCGCACGCTCGCCTGGATGAACCGTCAGAAAACGATGGGCGACATCTACCTCAACTCCCTCGCCGAGCCCGGTGAAGGCACCCTCGAAAAACGCTTCACCAGCGTCAAACTTACCGGCGAACTGCACGCCAAAACCGGATACATCCGCAGCGTCGTCTGCCTCAGCGGCTATCTCATCCACGACGGCCACACCATCGCCTTCAGCATGCTCCTCAACGACTACTACAAGGGCACCGCCGTACCCAAAACGATGATGGAGAAAATCATCGGCGCCGTCGACGAGAAGTACGCCAAAGACGCCAAAGTCCAACTCGGCGGCTGA